A region of Lycium barbarum isolate Lr01 chromosome 1, ASM1917538v2, whole genome shotgun sequence DNA encodes the following proteins:
- the LOC132632771 gene encoding probable LRR receptor-like serine/threonine-protein kinase At3g47570 produces the protein MVGGNNFGGEVPRVDKLHNLYFLRMDNNQFGSTDKPGDDLSFVSSLTNATNLTHLYLQNNAFEGTFHEFFSNLSNDLAFVDLSNNQLSGHIPVEIRKFVNLEELRLSGNQLTGIIPPTIGKLYKLRYLLLSQNRVSGIIPSSFANLSLLSELSLDHNNLRGRIPSSVAKCQSLLYLYLNQNNLIGSIPKEMCLLSSLVVLSLSSNNLTGALPKELNNLKNLVSLEVSLNSLTGEIPSTLGSCVTIVNLTMKRNLFHGLIPFTFNSLRSLQVLDLSHNKLSGTVPKYLEGFDLHLLNLSFNDFEGALPERGIFENVSLVSLDGNPKICGGVLGLKLPSCNFSRSKNHNFKLVILVILGIWGLVVMVGSLLFYRFGKTKRPFPSLDKDLNPLLFMSYQSILKVTNGFSVSNLIGVGSHGYVYKGSLETDGKHVAIKVLNLLQHGAMKSFIAECEALRNVRHRNLVKLLTTCSGVDYGGNDFKALVYEFMDNGSLEDWLHPDNSRENVQPRRLGLLQRLSIAVDVASAIHYLHNDCQIPIVHCDLKPSNVLLDNELVAHVGDFGLARFLHLTNKTTCRIQTSSTTFKGSIGYTAPEYGMGSEPSTHGDVYSFGIVLLEMLTGKRPTDDMFGGDLSLHDFFRNAMPDGALEIVDPILNLEEEEISRESSRIPSFIRRQKMVEGLISLFGVGVSCSMYDSYKRKNIKEVVRELCYIRDSLVSCT, from the exons ATGGTTGGCGGCAATAACTTTGGAGGAGAGGTTCCTAGGGTTGATAAGTTGCATAATCTATATTTCTTACGCATGGACAATAATCAGTTTGGGAGTACTGACAAACCTGGTGATGACTTGAGCTTTGTATCTTCCTTGACCAATGCAACTAACCTGACACATCTATATCTGCAAAATAATGCTTTTGAAGGGACATTTCATGAGTTTTTCAGCAACCTCTCAAATGATCTTGCCTTTGTTGACTTGTCAAACAATCAGCTTTCTGGACATATCCCGGTAGAGATTAGGAAATTTGTCAACTTGGAAGAGCTTAGGCTGAGCGGAAACCAACTAACAGGTATCATCCCACCGACTATTGGGAAGCTTTATAAGCTAAGATATTTGCTCTTGTCCCAAAATAGAGTCTCTGGAATTATACCCTCATCCTTTGCAAATCTGAGCCTTTTATCAGAATTAAGTCTTGATCATAACAATCTTAGAGGTAGAATACCTTCAAGTGTTGCAAAATGTCAAAGTTTGCTGTATCTTTACCTGAACCAAAACAATTTAATCGGTTCAATACCCAAAGAAATGTGTCTCCTCTCTTCCTTAGTTGTTCTAAGCCTTTCTAGTAATAACTTGACCGGCGCCCTTCCCAAAGAACTCAATAACCTTAAGAATCTGGTATCGTTAGAGGTCTCTTTGAATAGTCTAACTGGTGAAATTCCTAGTACACTTGGAAGTTGTGTGACAATTGTTAACTTAACAATGAAAAGAAATTTATTTCACGGGCTTATTCCTTTCACTTTCAATTCACTAAGAAGTCTTCAAGTTTTAGATCTTTCTCATAATAAGCTGTCAGGTACGGTTCCAAAGTACTTGGAAGGCTTTGACTTGCATCTGTTAAACTTGTCATTTAATGATTTTGAAGGTGCCCTTCCAGAGAGAGGCATCTTTGAGAATGTGAGCCTAGTTTCTTTAGATGGCAATCCTAAAATTTGTGGTGGTGTACTTGGCCTGAAACTTCCCAGTTGTAACTTTAGTCGTTCAAAGAATCATAACTTTAAACTTGTGATTCTAGTTATATTGGGAATTTGGGGCCTAGTTGTTATGGTTGGTTCCCTTCTCTTCTATCGATTCGGAAAGACCAAAAGACCATTTCCTTCTTTAGATAAAGATCTAAACCCACTTCTGTTCATGTCCTATCAAAGTATACTCAAAGTGACCAACGGGTTTTCTGTGAGCAACTTGATTGGTGTTGGGAGTCATGGATATGTTTATAAGGGAAGTTTAGAAACGGATGGTAAGCATGTTGCTATAAAAGTGTTGAATCTTTTACAGCATGGAGCTATGAAAAGTTTCATAGCAGAATGTGAGGCCCTGAGAAATGTTAGACATCGGAATTTAGTTAAGCTACTTACTACATGTTCTGGTGTTGATTATGGTGGCAATGATTTCAAGGCTTTGGTTTACGAGTTTATGGACAACGGAAGTTTGGAGGACTGGTTGCATCCAGATAATTCAAGAGAAAATGTCCAGCCAAGAAGGTTGGGGCTTCTACAACGGCTCAGTATTGCTGTTGATGTTGCTAGTGCGATCCACTATCTTCATAATGATTGTCAAATACCAATAGTTCATTGTGATCTCAAACCCAGCAATGTTCTCCTAGACAATGAATTGGTTGCCCATGTTGGGGATTTTGGATTGGCAAGATTCCTACATCTGACTAATAAAACTACTTGTAGAATTCAGACAAGCTCTACAACTTTTAAAGGATCTATCGGCTACACAGCTCCAG AGTATGGAATGGGAAGCGAGCCATCGACGCATGGCGATGTGTATAGTTTCGGCATTGTGTTACTTGAAATGTTAACCGGGAAAAGGCCTACAGATGACATGTTCGGTGGTGATTTAAGCCTTCATGATTTTTTTAGGAATGCCATGCCTGATGGAGCACTTGAAATAGTAGATCCAATTCTTAATTTGGAAGAGGAAGAGATAAGCCGAGAGAGCTCTCGAATTCCAAGTTTCATAAGAAGGCAAAAAATGGTAGAGGGTTTAATCTCCTTGTTTGGAGTTGGAGTTTCTTGTTCAATGTATGATTCATATAAAAGAAAAAACATCAAGGAGGTTGTCAGAGAGTTGTGCTATATTAGAGATTCTCTTGTTAGTTGTACATGA